The following are from one region of the Mycolicibacterium diernhoferi genome:
- a CDS encoding TetR/AcrR family transcriptional regulator: protein MAYVSTEERRKQLVAAATRVIREHGVTNATTRRIADEAGAPLASLHYCFRGKDELYEMVMETLGVEGRTRLEESVSPGMGVSAAAAAILRETAAWALHTFEDRLTDYEVSIWAIRSGEFAHIPKKTYRTWIKHLGGLCRQARRDDEPEYDYDALGRMLLTLIDGFIIQHQMLQTRQSSKQADKLVATIQAAIDSGVFNVS from the coding sequence GTGGCTTATGTGTCGACGGAAGAGCGCAGAAAACAGTTAGTGGCTGCTGCGACGCGGGTTATCCGCGAACACGGAGTCACCAACGCAACCACCCGGCGTATCGCGGACGAAGCCGGCGCTCCGCTCGCCAGTCTGCACTACTGCTTCCGCGGTAAGGATGAACTCTACGAGATGGTCATGGAGACCCTCGGAGTCGAAGGCAGGACCCGCTTGGAGGAGTCCGTCTCCCCCGGTATGGGCGTTAGCGCGGCCGCCGCGGCGATTCTGCGGGAAACCGCGGCCTGGGCGCTGCACACCTTCGAAGATCGGCTCACCGATTACGAGGTTTCCATCTGGGCCATCCGGTCCGGCGAGTTCGCACACATACCCAAGAAGACCTACCGCACCTGGATAAAACACCTGGGCGGCCTGTGCCGCCAGGCGAGGCGCGACGACGAGCCCGAGTACGACTATGACGCACTAGGTCGGATGCTGCTGACACTGATCGACGGGTTCATCATTCAGCACCAAATGCTGCAGACCAGACAGTCGTCAAAGCAGGCGGACAAGCTCGTCGCGACAATCCAGGCAGCGATTGACTCCGGGGTCTTCAACGTCTCGTAG